The window CCGCCACCCGCCGAGATCGAGGATGCGAGGCAAAGAATCCGCTTCCTCCGGGAATCGCTCGTAACGGTCGACGCCTGGGTCGAGTGGAACTGGGGGACCGAATTCGACCGGAGCAACCCCGAGTTGTCGCGCGCTCCGGAAAAGGGGGCGAACGAGACGCCGGAGGCGTTCAAGGAACGGCAGATGAAGGTGCGGATGGCGATGTCCGACGTGAAGTCCAGGCTGCGCACGGATCGCAAGGAGTGGCTCGCGAAAGAATGGGATCGCGCCCTGGCCGCCGAGATCGAAGAGCCGCTGGCGGTGAAGCTGGGGCCGTACGACGGCGACCGGAAGCTGTTTCCGCTGCTGCTCGGCTTCGGCTGGCCGTCCGGCCTGTCGGTCAACCTGCGGATTCCCGAACGGGAGCGGGCGGCGTTCGAGGCGCAATTTCCCGCGACGCTTCCCGCCACGTTCCGGGTCAACGAGCAGGGCGAGGTTCAGCTCCTGTCGATCGAGAGACGGTGGGATACCGATGCCCAGGAGGTCTATGTCGCCCCGCCGGGGCCTCGCCTGGCCTGGCAGGCGGCGCATGCCTCCTGGGTGACGGCGGTCGCGGTCCGGGCCGACGGGTCGCAGGTGCTTTCGGCGGGTGCCGACGGCCTGATCGATTGCCGCGATGCCGAAAGCGGGAACCCGCTGTTCCAACTCGTGAAGGTGGAGATGGCGCTGGCGCTCGCCTATAGCCCCGACGGCATGACGTTCGCAACCGGCGGCGCCGACTCGGCGCTGCGCGTCCGAAGCGCGACGGACGGCCGCGAGATCTGGAAGGTGCAGCAGAAAGGGATGATCATGGCGGTGGCGTACAGCCCGGATGGCCGCTACATCGCCACGGGAGACGACGCCGGCTTCCTGCGCATCCGGAACGCCGAAACGGGGGAGGAGCGAATCAAGGCCGAAGCGGGCATGCCCGTCCGCGCGGTCGATTTCACGAAGGGGGGCCGGGGGATCGTCGTCGGGGGCGAGGGGGAGCACGTCCTGCTGTGGGACATGGGAACCGAGCGTTTCGCCTGGCGAAAGAAGATCGAGTGGCCTGCCTACGCGGTCGCGGCGAGTCCTTCGGGAGGCCTCGTCGTCGTGGGGGGCGGCGGGAAAGAGCTCCTGATGCTGCGCGAAGCCGACGGGACCGAACTCTGGAACGCAAAGACCGAGGGCGAGGTGCGAGCGGTCCGCTTCGACCCCTCCGGACGGCTGTTGGCCGCGGGAGGCGCAGGCTACACGGCCCGGGTGTTTCCCGCCTCGGGAGGCGATTCCGTCTGGTCGGCGCAGATCGGCAATCCGATCCGGTCGCTGGGGTTCGGCGCCGACGGCCGGAAACTCTTCGTCGGCTCGGCCGATGGCGGCCTCCGGATGTTCAACATCGACGAGGGCGACCGCGTCCAGGCGGCGTTCGGGACGCCGGGCCGGATCTATGTCGAGCGGAAGCGGGTCGAAACGCTTTTCCGCTGAGCGATCCGGTTTTCGATTCCCGCCGTGCTACGATAGAAAAAGAACCATTAGCCGGCAGGCATGGGGTGGGAACCGTGGGACGCGACGACTGGATGTACGACGAGGATTCGCTGGACGAAGCCGAAGAAGAGGGCAGCAAGCCCGAGCCGGCCGAGCGGCAATGCCCGAACTGCCAGCGTTACGTCCCTTCCGACGCGCCCTACTGCGCCTGGTGCTGCCGTCCGTTCCCCGAGAAGAAGGAGCCGCCCCGCCGGGGCTAGTCGAACAGCGCGTAGCGCGGAAGCAGCTGCGCGGGGACCTCGTCGGCGAAGCGGGAGGGCAGCGAGAGTACCGTGCCCGTCGCGCGCTCGAAGATGTTCACGGGGTAGGTCATCGCCAGGATGTCCTTGGCTCGCGTCGCGGCGACATAGAACAGCCGCCGTTCCTCCTCCATCTCGTCCTCATTCTCCGCAGCCCGCATCGACGGCAGCTTCCCATCGAGCACCCAGATGATGAAGACCGCCTTCCATTCGAGCCCCTTGGCCGAGTGGATCGTCGAAAGCGTCAGGTATTCCTCCTCGGTATCGGGTGCCGCCATGTCGCCTACCGAGGCCGTTGGCGGCTCGAGGGTGATCTCGGCGAGGAACTCGGGCAGCGACCCGTGCCGGGCGCACAGCGATTCCATGTGCTCCAGGTCCTTGAGCCGGCGCGGAAAATCGTCGAAGCGCGCCTCGAGGATCGGCCGGTAATGCGCCAGCACGCGCGCTACCACCTCGGTCACCGCGATCCCGTGCTCCCCCGAGAGTCCCGATAGCAGCGCCGCCAGCTTCGCCGCCTCCTCGGACTTGCTCATCCGGGACAACCCCTCGATCACCGGCGCGAGCGACGCCTGCTCGTATGCCGCCCGCGCCAGATCGGCGCTCTTCTTCTTCCCGATCCCCGGCAACAGCGACAGGATGCGCGACACGCTCAGCGAGTCGCGCGGGTTGTCGATGGCGCGCAGGTGGGCCACGACATCCTTGACGTGTGCGGTCTCGAGGAATTTGAATCCGCCGAACTTCCGGTAGGGGATGTGCCGCTTCGCGAGCTCGACCTCGAGGTCGAAGGACAGGTAGGCGGCGCGGAACAGCACGGCGATCTCGGAGAGCGCGAGGCCCTGGTCCTCGATCAGCTCGACGATCCGGTCGGCGACGAAGAGCGACTGCGTCCGCTCGTTGGGGGCGGAGATGAGGGCGGGCCGGTCGCCGTCGACGCGGTTGGAGAACAGGCGCTTAGGGAATTTCTCGGACGCGTGCGCGATGACTTCGTTCGTGACGTCGAGGATCGGCTGCCGGCTGCGATAGTTCTCCTCGAGCCAGATCGTGCGGGCGCCGGGGAAGTCGGAGGTGAAGTCCATGATGTTGCGGAAGCGGGCGCCCCGGAAGGAATAGATGCTCTGGGCGTCGTCGCCGACCACGGTGATGTTGTCGTGCGCGTCGGCCAGAAGCCGGAGGATCTCGGCCTGGATCCGGTTGGTGTCCTGGTATTCGTCGACCAGGATATGGCGATACGTCCCGGAGATCGTCCGCCGGATTCCGGGATTTTCCCGCAAGAGCGTCGCCAGGTGCAGAAGAAGGTCATCGTAGTCCATCAGGTTCCGCTCGCGCTTGGCAACGCGGTACAGCTCGGCGATCCGGACGATGTCGTCAACGCAATAGAGAAAGTGGGGGGCATCCCGAGTCACGACCTCCCCGACCGATTCCTCACGGTTGGCGGCTCGGCTGAACAGGTCGGCCAGCGTCTCCTTCTTCGGGAAGCGCAGCGTCTTGTGGGAGACGTCGATCTCGTGACGCATCAGCCCGACAAGCTCGCTGGAATCGGCCCGGTCGAGGATCGTGAAATTATCGCCGAACCCGATCGCGGCAGCGTGCCGCCGGAGCATGAGGTTGGCGAAGGAGTGGAAGGTGCCCCCGGACACCTTCTCGCAGCGGCGATCGAGCAGCACGGCGGCGCGCTGCAGCATCTCGGAGGCGGAGCGGCGCGTGAAGGTGAGGAGC is drawn from Candidatus Deferrimicrobiaceae bacterium and contains these coding sequences:
- a CDS encoding PQQ-binding-like beta-propeller repeat protein, with product MMPIADRKGLTAIILFLALSLPSFAAKDAPLPPPAEIEDARQRIRFLRESLVTVDAWVEWNWGTEFDRSNPELSRAPEKGANETPEAFKERQMKVRMAMSDVKSRLRTDRKEWLAKEWDRALAAEIEEPLAVKLGPYDGDRKLFPLLLGFGWPSGLSVNLRIPERERAAFEAQFPATLPATFRVNEQGEVQLLSIERRWDTDAQEVYVAPPGPRLAWQAAHASWVTAVAVRADGSQVLSAGADGLIDCRDAESGNPLFQLVKVEMALALAYSPDGMTFATGGADSALRVRSATDGREIWKVQQKGMIMAVAYSPDGRYIATGDDAGFLRIRNAETGEERIKAEAGMPVRAVDFTKGGRGIVVGGEGEHVLLWDMGTERFAWRKKIEWPAYAVAASPSGGLVVVGGGGKELLMLREADGTELWNAKTEGEVRAVRFDPSGRLLAAGGAGYTARVFPASGGDSVWSAQIGNPIRSLGFGADGRKLFVGSADGGLRMFNIDEGDRVQAAFGTPGRIYVERKRVETLFR
- a CDS encoding ATP-dependent helicase, which gives rise to MTPRRYSLRPVPDPGAGIDYAKALNERQLEAVMHGDGPLLIVAGAGTGKTRTLIYRVARLVEQGVAPSSILLLTFTRRSASEMLQRAAVLLDRRCEKVSGGTFHSFANLMLRRHAAAIGFGDNFTILDRADSSELVGLMRHEIDVSHKTLRFPKKETLADLFSRAANREESVGEVVTRDAPHFLYCVDDIVRIAELYRVAKRERNLMDYDDLLLHLATLLRENPGIRRTISGTYRHILVDEYQDTNRIQAEILRLLADAHDNITVVGDDAQSIYSFRGARFRNIMDFTSDFPGARTIWLEENYRSRQPILDVTNEVIAHASEKFPKRLFSNRVDGDRPALISAPNERTQSLFVADRIVELIEDQGLALSEIAVLFRAAYLSFDLEVELAKRHIPYRKFGGFKFLETAHVKDVVAHLRAIDNPRDSLSVSRILSLLPGIGKKKSADLARAAYEQASLAPVIEGLSRMSKSEEAAKLAALLSGLSGEHGIAVTEVVARVLAHYRPILEARFDDFPRRLKDLEHMESLCARHGSLPEFLAEITLEPPTASVGDMAAPDTEEEYLTLSTIHSAKGLEWKAVFIIWVLDGKLPSMRAAENEDEMEEERRLFYVAATRAKDILAMTYPVNIFERATGTVLSLPSRFADEVPAQLLPRYALFD